The proteins below are encoded in one region of Scophthalmus maximus strain ysfricsl-2021 chromosome 4, ASM2237912v1, whole genome shotgun sequence:
- the gnao1b gene encoding guanine nucleotide binding protein (G protein), alpha activating activity polypeptide O, b, whose amino-acid sequence MGCTLSAEERAALDRSKAIEKNLKEDGVVAAKDVKLLLLGGGESGKSTIVKQMKIIHEDGFSGDDVKQYKPVVYSNTIQSLAAILRAMDSLGIEFGDKDRKADAKLVCDVVSRMEDTEPYSAELLTAMKRVWADAGTQECFNRAREYQLNDSAQYYLDSLDRIGAGDYQPTEQDILRTRVKTTGIVETHFTFKNLHFRLFDVGGQRSERKKWIHCFEDVTAIIFCVAMSGYDQVLHEDETTNRMHESLMLFDSICNNKFFIDTSIILFLNKKDLFAEKIKKSPLTICFPEYTGANTYDDATAYIQVQFESKNRSPNKEIYCHLTCATDTGNIQVVFDAVTDIIIANNLRGCGLY is encoded by the exons ATGGGATGTACACTGAGCGCCGAGGAGCGCGCCGCTCTGGACCGGAGCAAGGCCATCGAGAAGAACCTGAAGGAGGACGGGGTGGTGGCCGCCAAGGACGTCAAGCTGCTCCTGCTCG GCGGCGGCGAGTCCGGCAAAAGCACCATCGTCAAACAGATGAA GATTATCCATGAAGATGGCTTTTCTGGGGATGACGTGAAGCAGTATAAGCCCGTGGTCTACAGCAACACCATCCAGAGCTTGGCTGCCATCCTCCGAGCAATGGACTCACTGGGCATTGAGTTTGGGGACAAGGATAGAAAA GCCGATGCTAAGCTGGTGTGTGATGTGGTCAGTCGTATGGAGGACACAGAGCCGTACTCCGCAGAGCTTCTTACGGCTATGAAGCGCGTATGGGCCGACGCTGGGACTCAGGAGTGCTTCAATCGTGCCCGGGAATACCAGCTTAATGACTCTGCACAATA CTACCTGGACAGTCTAGACCGCATTGGGGCAGGGGACTACCAGCCCACAGAGCAGGACATCCTGAGAACCCGAGTGAAGACCACCGGTATCGTTGAAACCCACTTCACCTTCAAGAACCTCCATTTCAG GCTGTTTGACgtgggaggtcagaggtcagagaggaagaagtggaTCCACTGCTTTGAAGACGTTACTGCCATTATCTTCTGTGTTGCTATGAGCGGATACGACCAGGTGCTCCATGAAGATGAAACAACT AACCGCATGCATGAGTCGCTCATGCTCTTTGACTCCATCTGTAATAACAAGTTCTTCATCGACacctccatcatcctcttcctcaacaAGAAGGATCTGTTCGCCGAGAAGATCAAGAAGTCGCCGCTGACGATCTGTTTTCCAGAATACACAG GTGCTAATACTTACGACGATGCTACTGCATATATCCAGGTTCAGTTTGAGAGTAAGAACCGCTCTCCCAATAAGGAGATCTACTGTCACCTGACCTGCGCCACAGACACAGGAAACATCCAGGTAGTGTTTGATGCCGTCACCGACATCATTATCGCAAACAACCTTAGAGGATGTGGCTTATACTGA